One window from the genome of Kiritimatiellia bacterium encodes:
- a CDS encoding class I SAM-dependent methyltransferase: MRTSWRRWLSRIEPEGIPWPGTCFYNALSRRSPFQKHYVLVADEVAAFRPASVLDLGTGPGWLLLRLRERLPGAALHGADISRAMVEKAAQNLAGSGIELRCAGAEALPYPDAFFDVVVSTGSLHHWKRPVAGLNEIHRVLKPGGRALVYDLVRKMPEDVARRARAEYGRFRATLMWLHSFEEPFYSAGEMETLAAQSVFAGGETGFTGALCRLRLVKECASVRSSTTC; this comes from the coding sequence ATGCGCACGTCCTGGCGCCGATGGCTTTCGCGGATCGAGCCGGAGGGGATTCCCTGGCCCGGCACCTGTTTTTACAACGCCTTGAGCCGCCGGTCGCCGTTCCAGAAGCATTATGTCCTCGTGGCCGACGAGGTCGCGGCGTTCCGGCCGGCCTCGGTCCTCGACCTCGGGACCGGCCCGGGCTGGCTGCTGCTCCGCCTGCGCGAGCGGCTGCCGGGCGCGGCGCTGCACGGCGCGGACATCTCGCGGGCGATGGTGGAGAAGGCGGCGCAGAACCTGGCGGGGAGCGGCATCGAGCTGCGCTGCGCGGGCGCGGAGGCGCTGCCCTATCCGGACGCCTTCTTCGACGTCGTCGTGTCCACGGGTTCCCTCCATCATTGGAAGAGGCCCGTGGCGGGGCTGAACGAAATCCATCGCGTGCTGAAGCCCGGCGGCCGGGCCCTGGTCTATGACTTGGTTCGGAAGATGCCGGAGGACGTGGCCCGCCGCGCGCGGGCGGAATACGGGCGGTTCCGCGCGACGCTGATGTGGCTGCACTCGTTCGAGGAGCCGTTCTACTCCGCGGGCGAGATGGAGACGCTGGCGGCGCAGAGTGTCTTCGCGGGCGGGGAGACCGGGTTCACCGGCGCGCTCTGCCGATTGCGGTTGGTCAAGGAGTGCGCCAGCGTCAGAAGTAGTACGACGTGTTGA
- the dprA gene encoding DNA-processing protein DprA, translated as MTEREAYIALNMTDKIGPVRVRALIETLGSPQAVFGAGRAQLVSVKGIGEDLAESILQQRDTLDPAAEEQKAQALGARIVTPADAEYPEPLSKIYDPPLALYIRGTLEKTDRHAIAMVGTRHATHYGLSVADKLAYQLGKVGFTVVSGLARGIDTAAHRGALKAGGRTIAVIGSALDRLYPPENEKLAEEIVQHGAVISEYTLGREPDRTTFPYRNRVISGLSMGVVVVEAGATSGALHTVDQALEQGRTVFAVPGRVDNPTSKGPHRLIKNGARLVEDVDDILQEFEFLIPPEKKDAADKLDSRPTVVLSDLEQRIVRALWEEPLDVDSLTRKSGLKSHEVSSLLIGLEMKRIVRMLPGRLVELAEGLRDKTEGEKPET; from the coding sequence ATGACCGAACGCGAAGCCTACATAGCGCTCAACATGACCGACAAAATCGGGCCGGTACGCGTCCGCGCGCTGATCGAGACGCTCGGTTCGCCCCAGGCGGTCTTCGGCGCCGGCCGGGCGCAACTGGTGTCCGTGAAAGGCATCGGCGAGGACCTCGCCGAGTCGATCCTCCAGCAGCGCGACACGCTCGACCCGGCGGCCGAGGAGCAGAAGGCGCAGGCGCTCGGCGCGCGGATCGTCACGCCGGCGGACGCCGAGTATCCCGAGCCGCTCTCGAAGATTTACGATCCGCCGCTGGCGCTCTACATCCGCGGCACGCTGGAAAAAACCGACCGCCACGCGATCGCCATGGTCGGCACGCGCCACGCGACGCACTACGGGTTGAGCGTGGCGGACAAGTTGGCCTATCAACTGGGGAAGGTCGGCTTCACCGTCGTCAGCGGGCTGGCGCGGGGGATCGACACCGCCGCGCACCGCGGCGCGCTGAAGGCCGGCGGCCGCACGATCGCCGTCATCGGCAGCGCGCTGGACCGGCTGTACCCGCCGGAAAACGAGAAGCTGGCCGAGGAGATCGTCCAGCACGGCGCCGTGATCAGCGAGTACACGCTCGGGCGCGAGCCGGATAGAACCACCTTTCCCTATCGCAACCGGGTGATCAGCGGGCTCTCGATGGGCGTGGTGGTGGTCGAGGCGGGGGCCACCAGCGGGGCGCTGCATACGGTGGACCAGGCGCTGGAGCAGGGGCGGACGGTGTTCGCCGTGCCCGGGCGCGTGGATAACCCGACCTCCAAAGGCCCGCACCGGTTGATCAAGAACGGCGCGCGGCTGGTGGAGGACGTGGACGACATTCTGCAGGAATTCGAGTTCCTGATCCCGCCGGAAAAGAAGGACGCGGCGGACAAGCTGGACAGCCGGCCCACGGTGGTTTTGAGCGACCTGGAACAGAGGATTGTACGGGCGCTCTGGGAGGAGCCGCTGGACGTGGACTCGCTGACCCGGAAGTCCGGCCTGAAGAGCCACGAGGTAAGTTCTTTGCTGATCGGACTGGAAATGAAGCGGATTGTGCGTATGCTGCCCGGCCGCCTCGTGGAACTGGCCGAGGGGCTGCGGGATAAAACGGAAGGCGAAAAGCCCGAAACCTGA